The following are encoded in a window of Algiphilus aromaticivorans DG1253 genomic DNA:
- the motD gene encoding flagellar motor protein MotD — translation MARKVKHEDHVNHEAWAIPYGDLITLLLAFFVVMYAVSSINEGKMRVLSDAMVVAFGGPPRALQPIDIGDHSPRRAMREQSVDLMSITRPIPHPAGIQADLPMSRLPPQRPTEPQVDPQLAELGAEIERKLAELVAEGSVRVHRGKDWLEIEIKADILFPSGSSDLTWPARSIIAEISGVLAEFAYPLRIEGHTDNLPIATTRFPSNWELSAARAGSVVHMLRGGGVAPERMTLAGFGPYRPVDGNDTAEGRNRNRRVTIIVLGDDSVLVPRVGERS, via the coding sequence CTGCTGGCCTTCTTCGTGGTGATGTACGCGGTGAGTTCCATCAACGAGGGCAAGATGCGCGTGCTCTCGGACGCCATGGTCGTGGCCTTCGGCGGCCCGCCGCGCGCGCTGCAGCCCATCGACATCGGCGACCACTCACCGCGTCGCGCCATGCGCGAGCAGAGCGTCGATCTGATGTCGATTACCCGGCCGATACCGCATCCGGCCGGCATCCAGGCCGATCTGCCGATGTCGCGCCTGCCGCCGCAGCGGCCCACCGAGCCGCAGGTCGATCCGCAGCTCGCGGAGCTGGGTGCCGAGATCGAGCGCAAGCTGGCCGAGCTTGTCGCGGAGGGCTCGGTGCGTGTGCATCGCGGCAAGGACTGGCTGGAGATCGAGATCAAGGCCGACATCCTGTTCCCGAGTGGCTCGTCGGATCTGACGTGGCCGGCGCGGAGCATCATCGCCGAGATCAGCGGCGTACTGGCCGAGTTCGCCTATCCGCTGCGCATCGAGGGCCATACCGACAATCTTCCCATCGCCACCACGCGCTTTCCCTCCAACTGGGAGCTGTCCGCCGCGCGGGCCGGCAGCGTCGTGCACATGCTGCGCGGCGGCGGCGTTGCGCCGGAGCGCATGACGCTGGCCGGTTTCGGCCCGTACCGGCCGGTGGACGGCAATGACACGGCCGAGGGCCGCAACCGCAACCGGCGCGTCACCATCATCGTGCTCGGTGACGACTCGGTGCTGGTGCCGCGAGTGGGGGAGCGCTCATGA
- a CDS encoding chemotaxis protein CheW → MPRADLQEYFDSMLAPEAPPEAPSAPSGTPPRPPQLAPDVAERLAGAVSVPVPEPEEAHVGGPMQEWVVFRLGSQHYAVDVHGVREIVRPPELVAVPHGPSTLVGMANLRGAVVAVFDAAALIDSGAVTPGIAARIIVLEHKQDVIGLLVDSVEEILRFDGDRAEPPPRVGADAAHVKALMRQPERIVLQLDPDSLFG, encoded by the coding sequence ATGCCCCGAGCCGATCTGCAGGAATATTTCGACAGCATGCTGGCGCCGGAAGCTCCGCCGGAAGCGCCTTCGGCGCCATCTGGCACGCCCCCAAGGCCGCCGCAGCTGGCACCGGACGTCGCCGAGCGCCTAGCCGGTGCGGTGTCGGTGCCGGTGCCCGAGCCGGAGGAGGCGCATGTCGGTGGGCCGATGCAGGAGTGGGTGGTCTTCAGGCTCGGTTCCCAGCACTACGCGGTGGATGTACACGGCGTGCGCGAGATTGTGCGGCCGCCGGAGCTGGTGGCCGTGCCGCACGGCCCGTCCACGCTGGTCGGCATGGCTAACCTGCGGGGAGCGGTGGTGGCGGTCTTCGACGCCGCCGCGCTCATCGACAGCGGTGCAGTGACGCCGGGCATCGCTGCCCGCATCATCGTTCTGGAGCACAAGCAGGATGTCATCGGGCTGCTGGTCGACAGCGTCGAGGAGATATTGCGCTTCGACGGCGACCGCGCCGAGCCGCCGCCACGAGTGGGCGCCGATGCCGCGCACGTCAAGGCACTAATGCGCCAGCCCGAGCGCATCGTGCTGCAGCTGGACCCCGACAGTCTCTTTGGCTGA
- a CDS encoding ParA family protein: MSVWTVANQKGGVGKTTTAVTLAGIAAERGLPVLLIDLDPHASATHYLRAADDDGAQALLRGETPVPVRCSVPGIHVLGAGAGLAAIERQHGANGMGRRLSQGLAALRERFDPIIIDTPPMLGTLLINALAAADALVVPVQTDPLALHGLEGLMRTVEMMRKAGAQVPEPVMLPTLMDRRVRISHETLDQLKSRWGAAVFDGGVVPMDTRIREAARDGRTLNSAAPYRHATSTYEALFERLYQPTPEAA; this comes from the coding sequence ATGAGCGTCTGGACCGTCGCCAATCAGAAGGGTGGGGTCGGCAAGACGACCACTGCCGTCACGCTGGCCGGCATCGCCGCCGAGCGCGGCCTGCCGGTGCTGCTCATCGATCTCGATCCGCACGCCTCGGCCACACACTATCTGCGCGCCGCCGACGACGATGGCGCGCAGGCGCTGTTGCGCGGCGAGACGCCGGTGCCGGTGCGCTGTAGTGTGCCCGGCATCCATGTACTGGGAGCCGGCGCCGGCCTGGCCGCCATCGAGCGTCAGCATGGCGCCAACGGCATGGGTCGGCGCCTGAGCCAGGGTCTGGCCGCCCTGCGCGAGCGCTTCGACCCCATCATCATCGATACGCCGCCCATGCTCGGTACGCTGCTGATCAACGCGCTGGCTGCGGCCGATGCGCTGGTCGTACCGGTACAGACCGATCCGCTGGCCCTGCACGGCCTGGAAGGCCTGATGCGCACTGTCGAGATGATGCGCAAGGCCGGTGCGCAGGTGCCGGAACCGGTGATGCTGCCGACGCTGATGGACCGCCGCGTCAGGATCAGCCACGAGACTCTGGATCAGCTCAAGAGCCGCTGGGGCGCGGCCGTCTTCGACGGCGGCGTCGTGCCCATGGATACCCGCATCCGCGAAGCCGCGCGCGACGGGCGCACGCTCAATAGTGCTGCACCCTATCGCCACGCCACCTCGACCTATGAGGCGCTCTTCGAGCGTCTTTACCAGCCCACGCCGGAGGCGGCCTGA
- a CDS encoding chemotaxis protein CheA, whose protein sequence is MAIDVSRFREAFFDEADEGLATMESGLLALENGQADTDTLHAVFRAAHSIKGGAATFGFPDIAEVTHHLESLLDAARNGSRELGASEIDALLSATDCVRRQVAAAREGETLDHDTLAPVLAALEALQSAPEPTARAEAPEASGAAGWDIRFVPEPHLLKTGNDPIAILRELRTLGNCEVACDISALPALAELTPDQLYLDWRIRLHGEAQEAAVRELFAWVEDDCALEVVPLQAEHVEEPEAAEVAPVAAASVEAPASKPAAAPPPVAQAEQSSIRVPVDKVDALINLVGELVITQAAIAQDSAGLDPVKHERLLNGLSDLERNTRHLQEAVMAVRMMPVGTVFSRFPRMVRDLAGKLGKQVKLQMVGEATELDKGLIERLADPLTHLLRNAVDHGIEQPEVRIAAGKPAAGTLSLAARHESGQVVLEITDDGAGLNRERILAKARDRGLINQDPATDAEVWQLIFEPGFSTADEVTDVSGRGVGMDVVRKNISALSGRLDIASEAGVGTRLTLRLPLTLAIVDGMQVAVGDQIFVLPLGDVIESMQPQPADIEGVGGRPSLLRMRGEFVPIVELRSRFGVGGEQPPLTEAIAVLVEAEGRRVALVVDALIGQQQAVVKSLASNFRRVDGVAGATILGDGRVALILDAADIVRGLSRAQAA, encoded by the coding sequence ATGGCGATTGACGTCAGCCGCTTCCGCGAGGCCTTCTTCGACGAGGCCGACGAAGGCCTGGCCACGATGGAGTCCGGGCTGCTGGCTCTGGAGAACGGTCAGGCCGACACGGACACGCTGCATGCCGTCTTCCGCGCTGCGCATTCCATCAAGGGCGGTGCCGCCACCTTCGGCTTCCCGGACATCGCCGAGGTGACGCATCACCTGGAATCACTGCTCGACGCTGCGCGCAACGGCAGCCGCGAACTGGGCGCGTCCGAGATCGACGCTCTGCTGTCGGCCACCGACTGCGTGCGCCGGCAGGTCGCTGCTGCCCGCGAAGGCGAGACGCTGGATCACGACACGCTGGCGCCGGTGCTCGCTGCGCTGGAAGCGCTGCAGAGCGCGCCGGAGCCGACTGCACGCGCGGAAGCGCCCGAGGCTTCCGGCGCCGCGGGCTGGGATATCCGCTTCGTGCCGGAGCCGCATTTGCTCAAGACGGGCAACGACCCCATCGCCATCCTGCGCGAGCTGCGCACGCTGGGTAATTGCGAAGTTGCCTGCGATATCTCGGCGCTGCCGGCGCTGGCTGAGTTGACGCCGGACCAGCTCTATCTGGATTGGCGCATCCGCCTGCACGGAGAAGCGCAGGAGGCGGCGGTACGCGAGCTCTTCGCCTGGGTGGAGGACGATTGCGCGCTGGAGGTCGTCCCGTTGCAGGCCGAACACGTCGAAGAGCCGGAAGCGGCGGAGGTCGCACCCGTCGCCGCGGCCTCGGTTGAAGCGCCGGCATCAAAGCCCGCTGCCGCGCCGCCGCCGGTGGCACAGGCCGAGCAGTCCTCGATCCGCGTGCCGGTGGACAAGGTCGACGCGCTCATCAATCTGGTCGGCGAGCTGGTCATCACCCAGGCCGCCATCGCGCAGGATTCGGCCGGGCTCGACCCGGTAAAGCACGAGCGTCTGCTCAATGGTTTGTCCGACCTCGAGCGCAACACGCGGCATCTGCAGGAGGCCGTCATGGCCGTGCGCATGATGCCGGTGGGTACGGTCTTTTCTCGCTTCCCGCGCATGGTGCGTGACCTGGCCGGCAAGCTCGGTAAGCAGGTGAAGCTGCAGATGGTGGGCGAGGCCACCGAGCTCGACAAGGGGTTGATCGAGCGTCTTGCCGATCCTCTGACGCATCTGCTGCGCAACGCCGTGGATCACGGTATCGAGCAGCCCGAGGTGCGCATCGCCGCCGGCAAGCCGGCCGCCGGCACGCTGTCGCTGGCCGCGCGCCACGAATCGGGGCAGGTAGTGCTGGAGATCACCGACGATGGTGCCGGCCTGAATCGCGAGCGCATCCTCGCCAAGGCGCGCGACCGCGGTCTCATCAACCAGGACCCGGCGACCGATGCCGAGGTCTGGCAGCTCATCTTCGAGCCCGGCTTCTCCACCGCCGATGAGGTCACGGATGTTTCCGGACGCGGCGTCGGCATGGACGTGGTGCGCAAGAACATCAGCGCGCTGTCCGGGCGCCTGGACATCGCATCGGAGGCCGGTGTCGGGACGCGCCTGACGCTGCGCCTGCCGCTGACTCTGGCCATCGTCGATGGCATGCAGGTGGCGGTGGGCGACCAGATCTTCGTGCTGCCGCTGGGTGATGTCATCGAGTCGATGCAGCCGCAGCCGGCGGATATCGAGGGCGTCGGCGGGCGGCCGAGCCTGCTGCGCATGCGTGGCGAGTTCGTGCCCATCGTCGAGCTGCGCAGCCGCTTCGGAGTGGGCGGCGAGCAGCCGCCGCTGACCGAGGCCATCGCCGTGCTGGTCGAGGCCGAGGGCCGGCGTGTGGCGCTGGTCGTGGATGCCTTGATCGGCCAGCAGCAGGCCGTCGTGAAATCTCTGGCCTCGAACTTCCGCCGCGTCGATGGTGTGGCGGGCGCCACCATCCTCGGCGACGGGCGGGTGGCCCTGATTCTGGATGCCGCCGACATCGTGCGCGGGTTGTCCCGCGCGCAGGCGGCCTGA
- a CDS encoding response regulator: MTHILTVDDSASMRQMVAFTLRDAGFDVSEAGDGAEGLSAAEQQRFDLVLADVNMPNMDGIAMIKALRGLPDYQYTPMLMLTTESSMERKSEGKAAGATGWIVKPFEPENLVNTVRKVLG, encoded by the coding sequence ATGACGCACATCCTCACTGTCGACGATTCCGCCTCCATGCGGCAGATGGTCGCCTTCACGCTGCGCGACGCCGGCTTCGATGTTTCCGAAGCGGGCGATGGCGCCGAGGGCCTGAGCGCCGCCGAGCAGCAGCGCTTCGACCTGGTGTTGGCCGACGTCAACATGCCGAATATGGACGGCATCGCCATGATCAAGGCGCTGCGCGGCCTGCCGGACTACCAGTACACGCCGATGCTGATGCTGACCACCGAGTCCTCGATGGAGCGCAAGTCCGAGGGCAAGGCCGCCGGCGCGACGGGCTGGATCGTCAAGCCCTTCGAACCCGAGAACCTGGTCAACACGGTACGGAAGGTCCTGGGGTGA
- a CDS encoding CheR family methyltransferase codes for MSDFAYSERDFTRIRRLIHERAGIALAEAKRDMAYSRLTRLLRAGGHRRMADYLDGLERKGSDDDWQDFVNALTTNLTSFFREAHHFEMLAEHLRRPGAPAKQRIWCAAASTGEEVWSLAIAACEAFDRIDPPVEIIGSDIDTACLQKAAAGVYALARIEDVSGARRKRFFQRGIDGNAGLARMRPELYKLVRVYRCNLLDARWPVQGPFDAIFCRNVMIYFDKPTQHRVLRQMAPLLRDDGLLFAGHSESFFHAADVVTSRGRTVYAPVRGAMGNAA; via the coding sequence GTGAGCGACTTCGCGTACAGCGAGCGCGACTTCACGCGCATCCGGCGCCTGATCCACGAGCGGGCAGGGATCGCCCTGGCCGAGGCCAAGCGTGACATGGCCTATTCGCGGCTGACGCGCTTGCTGCGCGCCGGCGGGCATCGGCGCATGGCTGACTATCTCGACGGTCTGGAGCGAAAGGGCAGCGACGACGACTGGCAGGACTTCGTCAACGCGCTGACCACCAATCTGACGAGCTTCTTCCGCGAGGCGCATCACTTCGAGATGCTGGCCGAGCATCTCCGGCGACCTGGGGCGCCGGCCAAGCAGCGCATCTGGTGCGCGGCCGCCTCGACAGGCGAGGAAGTCTGGAGTCTGGCCATTGCGGCCTGCGAAGCCTTCGATCGCATCGATCCACCGGTAGAGATCATCGGCAGCGACATCGACACGGCCTGCCTGCAGAAGGCGGCGGCCGGTGTTTATGCGCTGGCGCGTATCGAGGATGTTTCGGGAGCCCGGCGCAAGCGCTTCTTTCAACGCGGCATAGATGGCAACGCGGGGCTCGCGCGCATGCGGCCCGAACTGTACAAGCTGGTGCGCGTCTATCGCTGCAATCTGCTGGATGCGCGCTGGCCGGTGCAGGGGCCATTCGACGCGATCTTCTGTCGCAACGTCATGATCTACTTCGACAAGCCGACGCAGCACCGTGTGCTGCGGCAGATGGCGCCGCTGCTGCGCGACGACGGCCTGCTCTTCGCCGGCCATTCGGAGAGCTTCTTCCACGCCGCCGATGTTGTGACCTCTCGCGGACGCACTGTCTACGCACCCGTGCGCGGCGCCATGGGGAATGCGGCGTGA
- a CDS encoding hypothetical protein (catalyzes the conversion of glutamine residues to glutamate on methyl-accepting chemotaxis receptors), whose amino-acid sequence MSAAATEGYVDSQLGARVIKILPGEYRALAARDIPGQPVLATTLGSCVAACLFDAERPGIGGMNHFLLPDSETGDGARYGVHAMELLINAMLALGAQRHSLRAKVFGGGAVLAAVTNIDVGKKNAAFVRRFLAIEGIPVVGEDLLGPHPRKLLFFPATGEARVKRLPLSAGVALADSESRLRRSGPPAAPDVELF is encoded by the coding sequence GTGAGCGCGGCTGCCACCGAGGGCTATGTCGACAGCCAGCTCGGCGCGCGGGTCATCAAGATCCTGCCCGGCGAGTACCGCGCGCTCGCCGCGCGCGACATCCCCGGCCAGCCGGTGCTGGCGACGACGCTGGGGAGCTGCGTGGCAGCCTGTCTCTTCGATGCGGAGCGACCGGGCATCGGCGGCATGAACCATTTCCTGCTACCCGACAGCGAAACCGGAGACGGCGCGCGCTACGGCGTGCACGCCATGGAGTTGCTCATCAACGCCATGCTGGCGCTGGGCGCGCAGCGGCACAGCCTTCGCGCCAAGGTCTTCGGTGGCGGAGCAGTGTTGGCAGCGGTGACCAACATCGACGTCGGCAAGAAGAACGCGGCCTTCGTGCGTCGTTTCCTGGCCATCGAAGGCATTCCGGTGGTGGGCGAGGATCTGCTCGGTCCGCATCCGCGCAAGTTGCTCTTCTTTCCCGCCACCGGCGAGGCACGAGTCAAGCGTCTGCCGCTTTCCGCCGGCGTGGCGCTGGCCGATAGCGAATCGCGGCTGCGGCGCAGCGGCCCTCCGGCCGCCCCCGACGTGGAGCTGTTCTGA
- a CDS encoding chemotaxis protein CheW: MQAQAVAERAIEDAEAGNASREFLTFVLGEEEYGVDILKVQEIRGYDTVTRIPEAPEFLKGVVNLRGTIVPVIDLRLKFHLSRADYDAFTVMIVLNLAERVVGVVVDRVSDVMALGSDQIFDPPEFGSTVDTAFITGLGSVEDRMLILLDIEGLMRSREMQLIDHAIQQ, encoded by the coding sequence ATGCAAGCACAAGCCGTGGCCGAGCGCGCCATCGAGGATGCCGAAGCCGGCAACGCCAGCCGCGAGTTCCTCACCTTCGTTCTGGGTGAGGAGGAATACGGTGTCGACATCCTCAAGGTCCAGGAGATCCGGGGCTACGACACCGTCACGCGCATACCCGAGGCGCCCGAATTTCTGAAGGGTGTCGTCAATCTGCGCGGGACCATCGTGCCGGTCATCGACCTGCGGCTGAAGTTTCACCTGTCGCGCGCTGATTACGACGCCTTCACGGTCATGATCGTGCTCAACCTCGCCGAGCGCGTGGTGGGGGTAGTCGTCGACCGCGTTTCCGACGTCATGGCGCTGGGCAGCGATCAGATCTTCGATCCGCCCGAATTCGGCAGCACTGTCGATACCGCCTTCATTACCGGTTTGGGCTCCGTCGAGGATCGGATGCTGATCCTGCTCGACATCGAGGGCCTCATGCGATCACGCGAAATGCAGCTGATCGACCACGCCATTCAGCAGTAA
- a CDS encoding methyl-accepting chemotaxis protein yields the protein MSKPNNLFSRLGKQHTNHVTELEAQVSAVREALAVIEFDLGGHVLDANENFLNVFGFTLDELRGKHHRALVDPAEAATPAYRAFWEALGRGERASGRYRRFAKDGSEVWLEASYNPLRDADGKPYKVVKYAIDITASMQASAQHLRVSHALENVTTNVMIADNERRIVYMNPAVKEMLKEAEADIRKEITSFSVNGLMGACIDGFHKDPGHQEKMLAALKSTYRTEIKLGGRTFGLIASPVFDADGSRAGTVVEWQDRTAELKLQAEVAERAEKEKAIASENLRVRYALDNVTTNVMIADNERRIIYMNPSVTEMLEAAESDIRKDIPSFDVAKLMGACIDGFHKNPAHQEKMLAALEDTYRTEIKLGGRTFGLIASPIFEADGTRSGTVVEWKDRTAELKLEAEIAERAEKEKAIAEDNLRVRNALDNVTTNVMIADNDRNIIYMNNSLEAMLSEVESDLRKDLPHFDVRKVMGANIDIFHKNPAHQIRVIESLRDTFSTQIRVGGRILSLTLNPISDENGERRGTVVEWLDRTLEDAVEREIGGIVDGAVRGDFSTRVSLDSKTGFFERLAQGMNELLDTNEKAFNEVLTILGSMAEGDLTKRITADYEGTFGQLKADANATMEKLTDMVVSIRQASESINVAAREIAAGNSDLSSRTEQQAASLEETASSMEELTATVKQNAENAQQANEQAQSASTVASRGGTVVEQVVATMGDINESSKKISDIIGVIDGIAFQTNILALNAAVEAARAGEQGRGFAVVAGEVRNLAQRSAAAAKEIKELISTSVDKIKGGTELVNKAGTTMDEILASVKRVTDIMGEITSASAEQSSGIEQVSLTIQQMDEVTQQNAALVEEASAAARSMEEQAGSMEELVKQFRVVEEVESHAKGSGVRKEVTPAISEPAVRREPVPAKPAAALAANRNGGVNGQHAPAVAAASDGAGAEQWTSF from the coding sequence ATGAGCAAGCCGAACAATCTCTTTTCCCGTCTCGGGAAGCAGCACACCAACCACGTTACGGAACTGGAGGCGCAGGTCTCCGCGGTACGCGAGGCCCTGGCTGTCATCGAGTTCGATCTCGGTGGTCACGTGCTGGACGCCAACGAGAACTTCCTGAATGTCTTCGGCTTCACGCTCGACGAGCTGCGCGGCAAGCATCATCGCGCACTGGTTGACCCCGCCGAGGCAGCGACGCCGGCCTATCGCGCCTTCTGGGAGGCGCTCGGGCGCGGCGAGCGCGCTTCGGGGCGTTATCGGCGCTTCGCCAAGGACGGCAGCGAGGTCTGGCTGGAGGCGAGCTACAACCCGCTACGCGACGCCGACGGCAAGCCCTACAAGGTCGTCAAGTACGCCATCGACATCACGGCCAGCATGCAGGCCAGCGCGCAGCACCTGCGCGTCTCGCACGCGCTGGAGAACGTTACGACGAATGTGATGATCGCCGACAACGAACGGCGCATCGTCTACATGAACCCGGCGGTGAAGGAGATGCTGAAGGAGGCCGAGGCCGATATCCGCAAGGAGATTACGAGCTTCTCGGTCAACGGCCTGATGGGGGCATGCATCGATGGCTTCCACAAGGATCCGGGTCACCAGGAAAAGATGCTCGCGGCGCTGAAGTCGACCTATCGCACCGAGATCAAGCTGGGTGGACGCACCTTCGGGCTGATCGCCAGCCCGGTCTTCGACGCGGACGGCTCGCGCGCCGGCACCGTCGTGGAGTGGCAGGACCGCACGGCGGAGTTGAAGCTGCAGGCCGAGGTCGCCGAGCGTGCGGAGAAGGAGAAGGCGATCGCCTCCGAGAATCTGCGTGTGCGCTACGCCCTCGACAACGTGACCACCAACGTCATGATCGCGGACAACGAGCGCCGCATCATCTACATGAACCCCTCCGTGACGGAGATGCTGGAGGCGGCCGAGAGCGATATCCGCAAGGACATCCCGAGCTTCGACGTCGCCAAGCTGATGGGTGCCTGCATCGACGGCTTCCACAAGAATCCGGCGCACCAGGAGAAGATGCTTGCAGCGCTGGAGGACACCTACCGTACCGAGATCAAGCTCGGCGGTCGTACCTTCGGCCTGATTGCCAGCCCCATCTTCGAGGCGGATGGCACGCGTAGCGGCACGGTCGTGGAGTGGAAGGACCGCACGGCTGAGCTGAAACTCGAAGCGGAGATCGCCGAGCGCGCCGAGAAGGAGAAGGCCATCGCCGAGGACAACCTACGCGTGCGCAACGCGCTGGACAACGTCACGACGAATGTGATGATCGCGGATAACGACCGCAACATCATCTATATGAACAACTCACTGGAGGCGATGCTCAGCGAGGTGGAATCCGACCTGCGCAAGGATCTGCCGCACTTCGATGTGCGCAAGGTCATGGGCGCGAACATCGATATCTTCCACAAGAACCCCGCGCATCAGATCCGTGTGATCGAGAGCCTGCGCGATACTTTCAGCACGCAGATCAGGGTGGGCGGGCGCATTCTGTCGCTGACGCTGAACCCCATCAGCGACGAGAACGGCGAGCGCCGCGGAACGGTGGTCGAATGGCTCGATCGCACGCTGGAGGACGCTGTGGAGCGTGAGATCGGCGGCATCGTAGACGGTGCGGTGCGCGGCGACTTCTCGACGCGCGTCTCGCTCGACAGCAAGACCGGCTTCTTCGAGCGGCTGGCGCAGGGCATGAACGAGCTGCTGGATACCAACGAAAAAGCCTTCAACGAGGTGCTGACGATCCTCGGCAGCATGGCCGAAGGCGATCTTACCAAGCGCATCACCGCCGATTACGAGGGCACTTTCGGGCAGCTCAAGGCCGACGCAAACGCCACCATGGAGAAGCTCACGGATATGGTGGTGTCCATCCGGCAGGCCTCGGAATCCATCAATGTTGCGGCGCGCGAGATCGCGGCTGGTAACTCCGATCTGTCCTCGCGTACCGAGCAGCAGGCGGCGAGCCTGGAGGAAACCGCTTCCTCGATGGAAGAGCTGACCGCCACCGTCAAGCAGAACGCCGAGAACGCCCAGCAGGCCAACGAGCAGGCGCAGAGCGCATCCACGGTGGCCTCGCGCGGCGGCACGGTGGTTGAGCAGGTGGTCGCCACCATGGGCGATATCAACGAAAGCTCGAAGAAGATCTCCGATATCATCGGCGTCATCGACGGCATTGCCTTCCAGACCAACATTCTGGCGCTGAATGCCGCGGTCGAGGCCGCGCGAGCCGGCGAGCAGGGCCGCGGCTTTGCGGTGGTGGCGGGCGAGGTGCGCAATCTGGCACAGCGCTCAGCAGCGGCGGCCAAGGAGATCAAGGAACTGATCTCCACTTCCGTCGACAAGATCAAGGGCGGCACCGAGCTGGTCAACAAGGCTGGCACGACCATGGACGAGATCCTGGCATCGGTGAAGCGGGTGACCGACATCATGGGCGAGATCACCTCGGCCTCGGCCGAGCAGTCCTCGGGCATCGAGCAGGTCAGCCTGACGATTCAGCAGATGGACGAAGTCACTCAGCAGAACGCCGCCCTGGTCGAGGAGGCCTCGGCCGCGGCACGCTCGATGGAAGAGCAGGCGGGCTCCATGGAGGAGCTGGTCAAGCAGTTCCGCGTCGTCGAAGAGGTCGAGAGCCACGCCAAGGGCTCGGGCGTGCGCAAGGAAGTCACCCCGGCCATCAGCGAACCCGCGGTCCGGCGGGAGCCGGTCCCGGCGAAGCCGGCTGCGGCGCTTGCCGCCAACCGCAACGGCGGGGTCAATGGCCAGCACGCGCCAGCAGTCGCGGCGGCCAGTGACGGAGCGGGAGCCGAGCAATGGACCAGCTTCTGA
- a CDS encoding STAS domain-containing protein translates to MAEQTTPAHEISDSLSVLPADCGIAQAEALRGRLAGLRELEVPLQLDASAVERVSTACLQLLVALFRERAETGRSSALQAPSAPLAEAVVCLGLSASLPIVAPDATHDEIHNETAS, encoded by the coding sequence ATGGCAGAGCAGACAACGCCGGCGCATGAGATTTCCGATTCGCTCTCGGTCCTTCCCGCCGACTGCGGTATCGCGCAGGCGGAAGCACTCCGTGGCCGTCTGGCCGGACTGCGCGAACTGGAGGTGCCGTTGCAGCTCGACGCTTCCGCGGTCGAGCGCGTGAGCACGGCCTGTCTGCAGCTGCTGGTCGCGCTTTTCCGCGAGCGCGCGGAGACCGGCCGCAGCAGTGCGCTGCAGGCGCCCTCAGCGCCTCTGGCCGAGGCCGTTGTCTGCCTCGGTCTGTCGGCCTCCCTGCCCATCGTTGCGCCCGACGCAACCCACGACGAGATCCACAACGAGACCGCCTCATGA